The Granulicella sibirica genome has a segment encoding these proteins:
- a CDS encoding polysaccharide biosynthesis/export family protein: MSQRQTTSHNRIVSLLCRMIPLWLSPVTALLMLGLISTGVALAQGSNGGNTVNPYTVTAPGVNGQTPNGMIQGIQNPMAPGVQGPQASQPQGGPGSGAAVFYPDPKEYVLSAGDLINVRLFASADYFETVRLSKDGTVTLPLIGQLKLSDLTIVNAELLIAGRLREAQMYQNPEIIITLAEPQTQQIITLAGELHAVVPLTSKPHTLFEVISSQGGIPPTAGRTVTIIRPGVEQPILIDLGNTPQEMAKADVPVYPHDTIYIGRSGVIYVVGAFKTTGLIPLANGPMTLMQVAAVSGGPVFNGKYNDLRIVRTTGTERTEVKVDIKKVLYGKAPDPILQAGDIVFLPTSAMKTVLSAGGVGTLFSLISLLLIAVR, encoded by the coding sequence ATGAGTCAACGTCAGACGACGAGCCACAATCGCATCGTCTCCCTGCTTTGTCGGATGATCCCGCTTTGGTTGTCGCCAGTGACGGCCCTCCTCATGCTTGGGCTGATCTCGACGGGAGTGGCTCTTGCACAGGGTTCGAACGGGGGAAACACGGTGAACCCTTACACCGTCACGGCTCCAGGCGTCAACGGCCAGACGCCAAATGGGATGATTCAAGGCATCCAGAATCCAATGGCACCAGGTGTTCAGGGCCCGCAGGCGTCGCAGCCGCAGGGCGGCCCGGGGTCCGGTGCGGCAGTCTTCTATCCCGACCCCAAGGAGTATGTTCTTTCCGCGGGTGACCTTATCAACGTCAGGCTCTTCGCTTCGGCCGACTATTTCGAGACGGTACGACTCAGCAAGGATGGCACGGTTACCCTTCCGCTGATCGGGCAGCTAAAGCTTTCAGACCTGACAATCGTGAACGCGGAACTTCTGATTGCAGGCAGGCTGAGGGAAGCTCAGATGTATCAGAACCCTGAGATCATCATCACGCTGGCGGAGCCCCAGACCCAGCAGATCATCACGCTGGCCGGAGAGCTTCACGCCGTGGTGCCCCTGACGTCCAAACCGCACACCCTCTTCGAAGTGATCTCGAGCCAGGGAGGAATTCCACCAACGGCTGGCCGTACAGTCACCATCATTCGGCCTGGGGTCGAGCAGCCAATCCTGATCGATCTCGGAAACACGCCGCAGGAGATGGCCAAGGCGGATGTGCCGGTCTACCCGCACGACACAATCTATATCGGCAGGTCAGGCGTCATTTATGTCGTGGGCGCCTTCAAAACGACTGGCCTTATACCGCTGGCCAATGGGCCAATGACGCTCATGCAGGTTGCGGCAGTCAGCGGAGGACCCGTTTTTAACGGGAAATACAACGATCTTCGCATCGTTCGAACAACCGGGACAGAGCGGACCGAGGTCAAGGTAGACATCAAGAAGGTGCTTTATGGCAAGGCACCGGATCCGATTCTGCAGGCTGGCGACATCGTCTTCCTGCCGACCTCCGCGATGAAAACCGTCCTCAGTGCGGGTGGGGTCGGAACACTCTTCAGTCTCATCTCTCTTCTGCTCATCGCGGTGCGCTGA
- a CDS encoding GumC family protein has translation MADDGPGTGTPHAPLGGLSTSGSETTLAEALTTLRKRKWVLILAVLIGFAYGYWKASSQPRLFEAYARIQVRSGSSNEYKVSASTGISDPQTKMMTEIAILQSDTLMLTVAREMNLANNPEFLGVKGKVPHASLDDPGVRQGTIHRLQSSLRIQLVPKTEIMRISYSSLSPKLSADIVNKVVSDYIQRSYETRFASTQRVSQWLSGQLDDLKAQVELSQEQMMDLQKRLGVLGFDPKDNQISSSLEDLSKASGTAKIARIVAESRYRMLSGMDPDSIDNSIETTPGTAPGEFSALRGQVAFARSNLAQLLTTYGANHPLVKAQSNELAELEKQLKAEQERLLTQARENFNAAKANEEQTTAALEKQKADAYKMRDDLIEYTIKQREFESSRTLYEGLLERLRTAGVQAGLESLEIDVVDQALLPAYPTLQPYSSIITTNVLFALIVGIVVAFVLDSLDTGLRSIAEIESVIELPSLAVIPKARRTAADQAANLSVAQRNISVLTQPKSQFAESFRSLRTSLLLSTTGQPPKFILFTSSTPSEGKTTTACNLACILAQGDVRVLLIDADLRRPNVHHRFGLSGKVGLSTVLSGGSTLEDSLQHVTEVPNLDILASGPVPPFPTEMLSSGAMTQLLERCGNLYTHVVVDSPPVLSVTDGVILARLADAVVLVVRHGKSSRQIVRRARDLLIRSGAPIAGLVLNAVDLNSPEYYGYYGYQGYSYSGVDSDSWQTKPPTGEKSQAEKIEKEEKREVR, from the coding sequence ATGGCAGACGACGGTCCCGGCACGGGTACACCCCATGCTCCGCTGGGGGGTTTATCCACATCCGGCTCCGAAACAACTCTTGCCGAGGCTCTTACCACCCTCCGAAAACGAAAATGGGTCCTTATCCTGGCCGTCCTCATCGGCTTCGCGTACGGCTACTGGAAGGCGTCCTCTCAGCCCCGCCTGTTTGAAGCCTACGCCCGCATCCAGGTGCGCAGCGGCTCCTCCAACGAATACAAGGTGAGCGCCAGCACCGGAATCTCCGATCCGCAGACAAAGATGATGACGGAGATCGCCATCCTGCAAAGCGACACGTTGATGTTGACCGTCGCGCGCGAGATGAATCTAGCGAACAATCCTGAGTTTCTCGGCGTAAAGGGCAAGGTTCCGCACGCTTCACTTGACGATCCTGGCGTTCGTCAGGGCACGATCCATCGCCTGCAAAGCAGCCTTCGCATCCAGCTCGTCCCCAAGACCGAGATTATGCGGATCAGCTACAGCAGCCTCAGTCCAAAGCTGTCGGCAGACATCGTCAACAAGGTTGTATCGGACTACATCCAAAGGAGCTACGAGACCAGGTTCGCTTCGACCCAGCGTGTATCGCAGTGGCTTTCCGGCCAGTTGGACGATCTGAAAGCGCAAGTCGAGCTCTCTCAGGAACAGATGATGGACCTGCAGAAACGGCTCGGCGTGCTCGGCTTCGATCCAAAAGATAACCAGATTTCGTCGTCGCTCGAAGATCTGTCGAAGGCTTCGGGAACCGCCAAGATCGCCCGCATCGTCGCGGAGTCCCGTTACCGCATGTTGAGCGGCATGGACCCGGACTCGATCGACAACTCGATCGAGACGACGCCAGGAACCGCTCCAGGCGAGTTCTCCGCCCTGCGCGGCCAGGTCGCCTTTGCCAGGTCAAACCTCGCCCAGTTACTGACGACGTATGGAGCCAATCATCCCCTCGTCAAAGCCCAGTCGAACGAACTCGCCGAGCTGGAAAAGCAACTCAAAGCCGAACAGGAACGCCTTCTCACTCAGGCGAGAGAAAATTTCAACGCAGCCAAAGCCAACGAAGAGCAGACAACCGCGGCGCTCGAGAAGCAGAAGGCCGACGCCTACAAAATGCGCGACGACCTGATCGAATACACGATCAAGCAGCGTGAGTTCGAATCGAGCCGCACCTTATATGAGGGCCTGCTCGAGCGCCTTCGGACCGCCGGCGTTCAGGCCGGGCTCGAGTCGCTTGAGATCGATGTGGTCGACCAGGCGCTCCTGCCCGCCTATCCGACGCTGCAACCTTACTCGAGCATCATCACCACGAACGTTCTCTTCGCTTTGATTGTCGGCATCGTTGTGGCATTCGTGCTCGACAGTCTCGATACCGGTCTGCGCAGCATCGCCGAGATCGAGAGCGTCATCGAACTGCCCTCGCTGGCCGTTATTCCCAAAGCCCGCCGCACCGCCGCCGATCAAGCCGCAAACCTGTCCGTGGCCCAGCGCAACATCAGCGTCCTGACGCAGCCCAAGTCTCAATTCGCCGAGTCATTCCGTTCGCTGCGGACCTCGCTTCTGCTTTCAACCACGGGACAACCACCGAAGTTTATCCTCTTTACCAGTTCCACCCCCTCCGAAGGCAAAACCACCACGGCCTGCAACCTTGCCTGCATTCTGGCCCAGGGCGATGTGCGCGTTCTCCTGATCGACGCCGACCTCCGCCGCCCGAATGTTCATCACCGTTTCGGCCTCTCTGGCAAAGTGGGACTCTCAACCGTCCTCTCGGGTGGCTCAACCCTCGAGGATTCGCTGCAGCACGTCACGGAAGTTCCGAACCTCGACATCCTGGCAAGTGGACCGGTACCTCCCTTCCCGACCGAGATGCTCAGCTCCGGCGCGATGACCCAGCTGCTGGAACGCTGCGGCAACCTGTATACCCACGTCGTGGTTGACTCGCCACCAGTCCTGTCCGTGACCGACGGCGTGATCCTCGCGCGCCTCGCGGATGCGGTCGTTCTTGTCGTTCGTCACGGCAAATCCAGCAGGCAGATCGTTCGCCGGGCCCGCGACCTTCTCATCCGCTCGGGCGCTCCGATCGCTGGACTTGTCCTCAACGCGGTCGATCTCAATTCTCCGGAGTATTACGGGTACTACGGATATCAGGGCTACTCCTATTCCGGGGTCGACTCGGATAGTTGGCAGACGAAGCCGCCAACCGGGGAAAAGAGCCAGGCAGAGAAGATCGAAAAGGAAGAGAAGAGGGAGGTACGATGA